A portion of the Streptomyces sp. NBC_00376 genome contains these proteins:
- a CDS encoding IS3 family transposase (programmed frameshift): protein MAAPRKYPDELRERATRLAIEARKDPAGRVGAIKRIADQLDVHPESLRGWVKRAEIDEGVVPGTTSSEAARIAELEREVKELRRANAILKSASGFLRRGAGPSTAMKVAYIDQYKETFGVQPICDVLAETDAPIAPSTYYAAHTRPPSARSLRDEQLTQEIRRIHADNYGVYGARKVHAALVREGVEVARCTVERLMRQAGLRGMIRAKGPRTTRPAPETDRPADLVERQFTATTSNQLWVADITYIRTFSGWVYAAFVIDVFSRMVVGWQVATSLYTDLALHALEMAIWRRRHTGADLTGLTHHSDRGVQYRAIRYTERLADEAAVASVGSKGDSYDNALAEAFNSLFKAELIRNKGPWTSINDVEIAVAEYIDWFNQRRLHGELGHVTPAEHEAAHYAAQPPASLQKTS from the exons ATGGCTGCTCCCCGTAAGTACCCCGACGAACTGCGTGAACGCGCGACGCGTCTGGCCATCGAGGCCCGCAAGGACCCGGCCGGCCGGGTCGGAGCGATCAAGCGGATCGCCGACCAGCTGGACGTGCACCCCGAGTCCCTGCGCGGCTGGGTGAAACGGGCCGAGATCGACGAGGGAGTCGTGCCCGGGACTACTAGTTCGGAGGCTGCCCGGATCGCGGAGCTGGAGCGGGAGGTGAAGGAACTGCGGCGGGCGAACGCGATATTGAAGTCCGCCTCGG GCTTTCTTCGCCGCGGAGCTGGACCGTCCACTGCGATGAAGGTCGCCTACATCGACCAGTACAAGGAGACGTTCGGCGTCCAGCCGATCTGCGACGTCCTCGCCGAGACGGACGCGCCGATCGCGCCGAGCACCTACTACGCTGCTCACACCCGTCCGCCGTCGGCCCGCAGCCTGCGCGACGAGCAACTCACCCAGGAGATACGCCGGATCCACGCCGACAACTACGGTGTCTACGGAGCCCGCAAGGTCCACGCCGCCCTGGTCCGCGAGGGAGTCGAGGTGGCCCGCTGCACGGTCGAACGCCTCATGCGTCAGGCGGGGCTTCGCGGCATGATCCGGGCCAAGGGCCCGCGCACCACCCGCCCTGCTCCGGAGACCGACCGTCCGGCCGATCTGGTCGAGCGGCAGTTCACCGCAACTACTTCGAACCAGTTGTGGGTTGCCGACATCACCTACATCAGAACGTTCTCCGGCTGGGTCTACGCGGCCTTCGTCATCGACGTCTTCTCCCGCATGGTCGTCGGCTGGCAGGTCGCCACCAGCCTCTACACCGACCTCGCCCTTCACGCGCTGGAGATGGCGATCTGGCGCCGTCGGCACACCGGCGCCGACCTCACCGGCCTCACGCACCACTCCGACCGCGGCGTTCAATACCGTGCCATTCGCTACACCGAACGCCTCGCCGACGAGGCGGCCGTGGCCTCGGTCGGTTCCAAGGGCGACTCGTATGACAACGCCCTCGCCGAGGCGTTCAACAGCCTCTTCAAGGCCGAACTGATCCGCAACAAGGGCCCCTGGACGTCCATCAACGACGTCGAGATCGCCGTCGCCGAGTACATCGACTGGTTCAACCAGAGGCGCCTGCACGGCGAACTCGGTCACGTCACCCCCGCCGAGCACGAAGCCGCCCACTACGCGGCCCAACCCCCAGCATCACTCCAGAAAACCAGCTAA
- a CDS encoding SDR family oxidoreductase, with product MSVTQGAPQGVIPARLLKGQKALVTGANSGIGKATAIGLGRAGADVVVNYVAGREDAEQVVEEISGFGVHAAAYEADVSQEDQVVAMVERMVQEFGTIDILVANAGLQRDAPFTGMTTAQWQKVLDVNLTGQFLCAREATKEFLRRGVVPEVSRAAGKIICMSSVHQLIPWAGHVNYAASKGGVQMMMETLAQELAPHRIRVNAVAPGAIRTPINRSAWNTPDAEKSLLQLIPYGRVGDPEDIAHAVVGLASDLMDYVVGTTLYVDGGMTLFPGFATGG from the coding sequence GTGAGCGTGACTCAGGGAGCCCCTCAGGGCGTCATCCCCGCGCGTCTGCTGAAAGGCCAGAAGGCACTCGTCACCGGCGCGAACTCGGGCATCGGCAAGGCGACGGCCATCGGCCTGGGGCGTGCCGGAGCCGACGTGGTCGTGAACTACGTCGCCGGGCGCGAGGATGCCGAGCAGGTGGTCGAGGAGATCTCCGGGTTCGGAGTGCACGCGGCGGCCTACGAGGCCGATGTGTCCCAGGAGGACCAGGTCGTCGCGATGGTCGAACGAATGGTCCAGGAGTTCGGGACCATCGACATCCTCGTGGCCAACGCCGGGCTGCAGCGCGACGCCCCGTTCACCGGGATGACGACGGCCCAGTGGCAGAAGGTGCTGGACGTCAACCTCACCGGCCAGTTCTTGTGCGCTCGGGAGGCGACGAAGGAGTTCTTGAGAAGGGGAGTCGTCCCCGAGGTCTCGCGAGCTGCCGGGAAGATCATCTGCATGAGCTCGGTGCACCAACTCATCCCTTGGGCCGGCCACGTCAACTACGCGGCCTCCAAAGGTGGCGTGCAGATGATGATGGAGACGCTCGCCCAGGAGCTCGCACCCCACAGGATCCGGGTCAACGCAGTTGCTCCAGGCGCCATCAGGACTCCCATCAATCGCAGCGCCTGGAACACTCCCGATGCCGAGAAGTCCCTGTTGCAGCTGATTCCTTACGGGCGCGTCGGTGATCCGGAGGACATCGCCCACGCGGTCGTCGGGCTCGCCTCGGACCTCATGGACTACGTGGTGGGCACCACGCTCTACGTGGACGGTGGCATGACCCTCTTCCCTGGCTTTGCCACCGGCGGGTGA
- a CDS encoding transposase, whose translation MKHYPAEFEADAVALYRSRPGATIKSVATDLGVNTETLRNWIRAADGRRSGAHSTPAAAPRPDGDGVQAELAAARKRIRELEEERDILRKAARYFAGETRW comes from the coding sequence ATGAAGCACTACCCCGCCGAGTTCGAGGCGGACGCGGTCGCGCTGTATCGGTCCCGTCCGGGAGCGACGATCAAGTCGGTCGCCACCGACCTCGGAGTGAACACCGAGACGCTGCGGAACTGGATCCGGGCCGCTGACGGACGCCGGTCCGGCGCTCACTCCACACCTGCGGCGGCGCCGCGGCCTGATGGTGACGGGGTTCAGGCGGAGCTGGCCGCCGCGAGGAAGAGGATCCGCGAGCTGGAGGAGGAGCGGGACATCCTCCGCAAGGCGGCCCGGTATTTCGCGGGAGAGACGCGCTGGTGA
- a CDS encoding DDE-type integrase/transposase/recombinase, with the protein MKPAVHSRGSTSVVYVAFVVDTFSRRIVGWSAATSKETRLVLDVLEMALWQRDRDGFPHTASELIHHSDAGSQYTSFRLAVHLDAVGIAASIDSVGDAYDNALMESAIGLFETELIKPGWPWRTLSQVELATAEWVDWHCHRRLHGEIGHIPPIEYETNHYLTTAKLQVTTTS; encoded by the coding sequence ATGAAACCCGCTGTCCACTCCCGGGGATCAACCTCAGTTGTCTACGTCGCCTTCGTCGTGGACACGTTCTCCCGCCGGATCGTTGGGTGGTCCGCCGCCACGTCGAAGGAGACCAGGCTCGTCCTGGACGTTTTGGAGATGGCTCTGTGGCAACGCGACCGGGACGGATTCCCCCACACGGCAAGCGAGTTGATACATCACTCGGACGCCGGGTCGCAATATACGAGCTTCCGGCTTGCCGTGCATCTGGACGCCGTGGGCATCGCTGCTTCGATCGACTCGGTCGGTGACGCCTACGACAACGCCCTCATGGAGTCCGCGATCGGACTCTTCGAAACCGAGCTGATCAAACCCGGCTGGCCCTGGAGGACACTTTCCCAAGTCGAACTCGCGACGGCCGAGTGGGTCGACTGGCACTGCCACCGCCGACTCCACGGTGAAATAGGGCACATCCCACCCATCGAATACGAGACCAACCACTACCTCACCACCGCGAAACTCCAGGTCACAACAACAAGCTGA
- a CDS encoding IS5 family transposase (programmed frameshift) encodes MGRDTWSWIVPDGLWEIAKPLIPPSRVRPQGGGTQDTPDETLFAAIVYVLVSGCAWRALPPCFGVSKSTAHRRFTIWSRAGVWGRLHEAVLDRIDECGLLDVTRVVLDSAHVRAKKGGELTGPSPVDRGKPGSKMHVLSDANGLPLVVGVSAANTHDSQGLKPMVAGLQTRHDPHRGWHYRPGKLHADKAYDIPDLRKWLRGKRIGVRIARKGIESSERLGRRRWVIERTMSWLTGYRRLNHRYERHPRNYLAFLGLAAALCCYKRLARLTT; translated from the exons ATGGGGCGGGATACGTGGAGTTGGATTGTTCCGGACGGGCTGTGGGAGATCGCGAAGCCGTTGATCCCACCATCGAGGGTGCGTCCGCAGGGCGGCGGGACGCAGGACACGCCTGATGAGACGCTGTTCGCGGCTATCGTCTACGTGCTGGTGAGCGGGTGTGCCTGGCGGGCTCTGCCTCCGTGTTTCGGGGTCTCGAAGTCGACTGCACACCGGCGCTTCACCATCTGGTCCAGGGCCGGTGTCTGGGGCCGGCTGCACGAGGCGGTGCTCGACCGCATCGACGAGTGCGGCTTGCTCGACGTGACCCGCGTGGTCCTGGACTCCGCCCACGTACGGGCCA AAAAAGGGGGCGAACTCACAGGCCCCAGCCCCGTGGACCGGGGTAAACCGGGTTCCAAGATGCACGTCCTGTCGGACGCGAACGGACTGCCCCTGGTCGTCGGCGTCTCCGCCGCCAACACCCACGACAGCCAGGGTCTGAAGCCCATGGTGGCCGGTCTCCAAACGAGACACGACCCTCACCGCGGCTGGCACTACAGACCCGGCAAGCTTCACGCCGACAAGGCTTACGACATCCCCGACCTGCGGAAATGGCTGCGCGGTAAACGTATAGGCGTCCGCATAGCACGCAAAGGAATCGAATCCAGCGAACGGCTCGGACGCCGCAGATGGGTCATCGAACGCACCATGTCGTGGCTGACCGGCTACCGCCGACTCAACCACCGCTACGAACGCCACCCTCGCAACTACCTGGCCTTCCTCGGCCTCGCCGCCGCCCTCTGCTGCTACAAACGACTCGCCCGACTCACCACATAG
- a CDS encoding IS3 family transposase, which produces MNRCQFVEDHQRRFGVTRLCSLLGIARSSFYYWRRTAAARTARQAAEAELAARIRKVHQDSDGTYGAPRITAEPREDGGLVVNHKRVARIMRTVGLEGVRLRRRHRTTVADPAAAKAPDLIGRDFTAAAVNAKYVGDITYLPVSGAKPLYLATVIDLCSRRLAGWAIADHMRTELVIDALQTAERTRGSLAGAVMHTDHGSQYTSRIFAEVCRSAGVRQSTGAVGSSADNAAAESFNASFKRETVKGRKGWSNEREARLDAFRWLTRYNTRRRHSRLGQRSPIAYENTFQTTSTTLTRAA; this is translated from the coding sequence GTGAACCGCTGCCAGTTCGTTGAGGATCACCAGCGCCGGTTCGGCGTCACGCGGTTGTGCTCGTTGCTGGGAATCGCCCGCTCGAGCTTCTACTACTGGCGCCGCACCGCGGCTGCACGGACGGCCCGGCAGGCCGCCGAGGCCGAACTCGCGGCCCGGATACGCAAGGTTCACCAGGACTCCGACGGCACCTACGGCGCCCCGAGGATCACCGCGGAGCCCCGCGAGGACGGCGGCCTGGTGGTCAATCACAAGCGGGTCGCGAGGATCATGCGGACCGTCGGCCTGGAAGGCGTCCGTCTGCGGCGCCGGCACCGCACCACCGTCGCGGACCCGGCCGCGGCGAAGGCGCCGGACCTGATCGGACGCGACTTCACCGCGGCCGCGGTGAACGCGAAGTACGTCGGCGACATCACATACTTGCCGGTCAGCGGCGCGAAACCGCTCTATCTCGCGACCGTGATCGACCTGTGTTCACGCCGTCTGGCCGGGTGGGCGATCGCCGATCACATGCGCACCGAGCTCGTCATCGATGCCCTCCAGACTGCCGAACGGACCCGCGGGAGCCTGGCCGGGGCGGTGATGCACACCGATCACGGCTCGCAATATACGAGTCGAATCTTCGCTGAAGTCTGCAGGTCGGCTGGGGTGCGGCAGAGTACGGGCGCGGTCGGGTCCAGCGCGGACAACGCCGCCGCCGAATCGTTCAACGCCAGCTTCAAAAGGGAGACGGTGAAAGGCCGAAAGGGCTGGTCGAACGAGCGTGAGGCCCGACTCGACGCCTTCCGCTGGCTGACCCGATACAACACCCGACGCCGGCACTCCCGCCTCGGACAACGCTCCCCGATCGCTTACGAGAACACCTTCCAAACAACATCAACTACCCTGACCCGAGCCGCATAG
- a CDS encoding AMP-binding protein, giving the protein MGAEPVPDGRTALEEAATPAAGLVEAIAHQVRDRPGAVAVCRGEDRSAYRGLDARAGRISLRLRELGARGGAPVAILMERSLDMAAAMPGTASRIS; this is encoded by the coding sequence ATGGGGGCAGAGCCCGTGCCGGACGGTCGAACAGCCCTTGAGGAAGCCGCCACACCCGCCGCTGGTCTCGTGGAAGCCATCGCCCACCAGGTACGCGACCGTCCCGGCGCCGTAGCTGTCTGCCGCGGAGAGGATCGATCGGCCTACCGCGGGCTGGACGCTCGCGCTGGGCGGATCTCCCTGCGCCTGCGTGAGCTCGGAGCCCGCGGCGGCGCCCCGGTCGCCATCCTGATGGAGCGGTCGCTGGATATGGCCGCCGCGATGCCAGGCACTGCTTCTCGGATCTCCTGA
- a CDS encoding lipase family protein, with protein sequence MAAAQQATPITPQVAMTLAAIAATGATPRPSGETLQAQTERIKLGISRQFSNSPLTKNWTPTWLALSPDNANMAYIAKNNDGSNQFAVVVRGTIASVTDILEDLDVGTVVPFTASGSTSPVSVSKGAMDAFTQVVDMRSLSAGSNLVQALAGLLTGIPQPTVYVIGHSLGGCIANMVALYLKAQTWQQSQPQFGVVTFAAPTAGLQSFADYLTSQFESMNQRYVNAYDVVPLAWADLPTAESWYPDPGPAATLEVKALLGSIAALRGNNVYVQPGTAVSKNTDYMVRDDNLVKASVEDFLGQVAFQHANSTYLRLLDAPVLSGPPVVTGVLPSFGASGTQVTIKGRDFSKDCNVDFGPVPCQKPPTFNPDGTITAEVPDGTGIVNVYVTNPLGTSPAVPLGQFAYGGPEPVAVTGITPDRGKANDSVTISGAGFAKGASVYFGKNASPSVQVDSDKIVAKAPPSGKATSTTVDITVTVNGYSSPTSPADEFTYTG encoded by the coding sequence ATGGCGGCGGCACAACAGGCCACTCCGATCACGCCTCAGGTGGCCATGACCCTGGCCGCCATCGCGGCAACTGGAGCGACTCCGCGTCCGTCGGGGGAGACCCTGCAAGCCCAGACCGAGCGGATCAAGCTCGGCATCTCCCGGCAGTTCTCCAACTCCCCCCTGACGAAAAACTGGACACCGACGTGGCTCGCGCTGAGCCCGGACAACGCGAACATGGCGTACATCGCCAAGAACAACGACGGCTCGAACCAGTTTGCCGTGGTCGTCCGCGGGACAATCGCCAGCGTGACCGACATTCTCGAAGACCTCGATGTCGGCACGGTGGTGCCGTTCACCGCCAGCGGGTCGACGTCCCCCGTCTCCGTGTCGAAGGGGGCGATGGACGCCTTCACTCAGGTCGTCGACATGCGTTCGCTCAGCGCCGGTTCCAATCTCGTGCAGGCGCTCGCCGGCCTCTTGACGGGGATTCCGCAGCCGACGGTCTACGTAATCGGTCACAGCCTGGGTGGTTGCATCGCGAACATGGTCGCGCTGTACCTGAAGGCACAGACCTGGCAGCAAAGCCAGCCTCAGTTCGGGGTGGTCACCTTCGCGGCACCCACCGCCGGTCTGCAGAGCTTCGCCGACTACCTCACCTCCCAGTTCGAGAGCATGAACCAGCGCTACGTCAACGCCTACGACGTGGTGCCGCTGGCCTGGGCCGATCTCCCCACCGCGGAGAGCTGGTACCCGGATCCCGGACCAGCGGCAACTCTCGAGGTGAAGGCGCTCCTCGGGTCGATCGCAGCTCTGCGCGGGAACAACGTCTACGTCCAGCCTGGCACTGCCGTCAGCAAGAACACCGACTACATGGTCCGCGACGACAATTTGGTCAAGGCCTCGGTTGAGGATTTCCTGGGCCAGGTCGCATTTCAGCATGCCAACTCCACCTACCTCAGACTGCTGGACGCGCCCGTCCTCTCCGGGCCGCCGGTGGTGACCGGCGTGCTCCCCAGCTTCGGCGCATCGGGCACACAGGTCACTATCAAGGGCCGCGACTTCAGCAAGGATTGCAACGTCGACTTTGGCCCCGTCCCGTGCCAGAAACCACCCACGTTCAACCCTGACGGCACCATCACTGCCGAGGTGCCCGACGGGACCGGCATCGTCAACGTGTATGTCACCAACCCCCTGGGCACCTCCCCGGCAGTCCCGCTCGGGCAGTTCGCCTACGGCGGGCCCGAACCCGTGGCGGTCACCGGCATCACACCGGACAGGGGCAAGGCCAACGACTCGGTCACTATCTCCGGCGCGGGCTTCGCGAAAGGCGCCTCCGTGTATTTCGGGAAGAACGCCTCGCCATCCGTCCAGGTCGACTCGGACAAGATCGTCGCCAAAGCACCCCCGTCGGGCAAGGCTACGAGCACGACCGTGGACATCACCGTGACCGTGAACGGCTACTCGTCCCCCACCAGTCCAGCCGACGAGTTCACCTACACCGGGTGA
- a CDS encoding glycoside hydrolase family 15 protein translates to MDRYPPIADHGLVGDLQTAALVSSQGVVDWLPAPRFDSPSVFAALLDHDRGGYFLFAPESQNTTCKQLYYPDTAVLVTRFMSPDGVGEVFDCMPPDRTGTPTDRHVLIRGVRAVRGTVRFNLDCRPRFDYGRATHQLDVQDGTATFRARNATAYLQSTFPLKRDGTDVRGAVTLRSGEVAAAVFTVDGPDGEPPPPVTPGQVMERFWEVVEFWQDWVHSSRYRGRWPGVVQRSAITLKLLTYAPTGAPVAAATMGLPEQIGGERNWDYRYTWVRDGSLSVRALLDLGFVEEAAQFTHWMSDRLQAREGVDGEPLQIMYRVDGDPELSEEVLPHFEGYRGSYPVRVGNAAADQLQLDIYGEALYALSEGHEAAMGGSYHGWKNVARTLDWLADSWDRADEGIWETRGGRQDFTFSRVMSWVAFDRGLRLAREHSRPADAPRWTAARDAILEQVMERGWNEKEQALVQHYGSDVLDASLLLVPRVGFLAPRTVSWLSTLDAMERTLVSDSLVYRYDPAASPDGLRGSEGTFSLCTFLYVDALARAGRVRPARYAFEKMQTYANHVGLFAEEIGPSGEQLGNFPQAFTHLSLIMAATTLDDALDEQRDRGRRFR, encoded by the coding sequence ATGGATCGCTATCCGCCCATCGCTGACCACGGCCTCGTCGGTGACCTGCAAACCGCTGCTCTGGTCTCGTCCCAGGGGGTCGTCGACTGGCTCCCGGCGCCCAGGTTCGACTCGCCCAGTGTCTTCGCTGCCCTGCTCGACCACGACCGTGGAGGCTACTTCCTGTTCGCGCCGGAAAGTCAGAACACCACCTGCAAGCAGCTCTACTACCCCGACACCGCGGTCCTGGTGACGCGGTTCATGTCGCCGGACGGGGTCGGCGAGGTTTTCGACTGCATGCCACCGGATCGCACCGGCACCCCCACAGACCGGCATGTGCTGATCCGCGGCGTGCGGGCGGTGCGCGGAACGGTGCGCTTCAATTTGGACTGCCGTCCACGATTCGACTACGGCCGGGCCACCCACCAGCTCGACGTGCAAGACGGTACCGCTACGTTCCGGGCGCGGAACGCCACTGCCTATCTGCAAAGTACCTTCCCCCTGAAGCGGGACGGTACGGATGTGCGGGGTGCGGTGACCTTGAGGTCGGGCGAGGTGGCCGCAGCGGTGTTCACCGTTGACGGACCCGATGGCGAACCCCCGCCGCCGGTCACCCCGGGCCAGGTGATGGAACGCTTCTGGGAGGTGGTGGAATTCTGGCAGGACTGGGTCCACTCCTCCCGGTACCGCGGCCGGTGGCCGGGTGTGGTGCAGCGCTCGGCCATCACGCTCAAGCTGCTCACCTACGCCCCCACAGGTGCCCCCGTCGCCGCCGCCACCATGGGTCTGCCCGAGCAGATCGGGGGTGAACGCAACTGGGACTACCGCTACACCTGGGTCCGTGATGGCTCCCTGTCCGTGCGTGCTCTGCTCGACCTGGGGTTCGTCGAGGAAGCGGCGCAGTTCACTCACTGGATGAGCGACCGCCTCCAGGCCCGGGAGGGTGTCGATGGCGAGCCGCTGCAGATCATGTACCGCGTCGACGGGGATCCCGAGCTGTCGGAAGAGGTTCTCCCACACTTCGAAGGCTATCGGGGGTCGTATCCGGTTCGGGTGGGGAACGCCGCGGCTGATCAGCTGCAGCTGGACATCTACGGGGAGGCGCTCTATGCCTTGTCGGAGGGACATGAGGCCGCCATGGGAGGCAGCTACCACGGCTGGAAGAACGTCGCGCGGACACTGGACTGGCTGGCCGATTCCTGGGATCGCGCCGATGAGGGCATCTGGGAGACCCGTGGCGGACGCCAGGACTTCACCTTCAGCCGGGTGATGTCATGGGTGGCCTTCGACCGGGGGCTGCGACTGGCGAGAGAACACAGCCGTCCCGCCGACGCTCCTCGTTGGACCGCGGCTCGCGACGCGATCCTCGAACAGGTGATGGAGCGGGGCTGGAACGAGAAGGAGCAGGCCCTCGTCCAGCACTACGGAAGCGATGTCCTCGACGCTTCGCTGCTGCTGGTTCCGCGCGTCGGGTTCCTGGCTCCCAGGACGGTGAGCTGGCTGTCGACGCTCGACGCGATGGAGCGCACGCTGGTGTCGGACAGCCTCGTCTACCGCTACGACCCTGCGGCCTCCCCGGACGGTCTGCGGGGCTCCGAAGGCACGTTCAGTCTCTGCACCTTCCTCTATGTGGACGCTCTTGCTCGCGCCGGGCGGGTTCGTCCGGCGCGCTATGCCTTCGAGAAGATGCAGACCTATGCCAACCACGTCGGCCTGTTCGCTGAGGAGATCGGCCCCAGCGGCGAGCAGTTGGGCAACTTCCCGCAGGCCTTCACGCATCTGTCACTGATCATGGCCGCCACCACCCTGGACGACGCCCTTGACGAACAGCGCGACCGAGGACGACGGTTCCGCTGA
- a CDS encoding IS701 family transposase: MGGDLAEVRSWAGELGAVQGRFLHRFGRSEPRESALAYMRGLVAPLQRKNGWTLAEEAGHAGPDRIHRLLNRIEWDADEVLDDVRDYVVEHLGDPGAVLIVDDTGFLKKGTGSAGVQRQYSGTAGRTENCQVGVFLAYAAPLGRTLIDRRLYLPASWTDDRERCRRAGIDDEVGFATKVAMAKEMVRRAIAGKIPFRWVTADAGYGYSKGWRSELEQADVFHVMATTRHDTVVTRWAIDHPVSDLFPALPRQKWKRRSCGQGSHGPRVYDWARVEVRPWHRPDRRHWVIARRSVARPQELSYYIAYGPADATLDELIHIAGSRWAIEECFQTAKQECGLDDYQVRRYPGWHRHITLAMAAHACLTVLRARQLDTGKAETDPPSSSTSASPRSDA; encoded by the coding sequence ATGGGTGGGGATCTTGCTGAGGTCAGGTCGTGGGCCGGTGAGTTGGGTGCGGTGCAAGGGCGGTTTCTTCACCGATTCGGCAGATCGGAGCCTCGTGAGTCAGCTCTTGCCTATATGCGGGGACTCGTAGCCCCGTTGCAGCGGAAGAACGGCTGGACGCTGGCCGAAGAAGCCGGCCACGCAGGTCCGGACCGCATCCACCGGCTGTTGAACCGGATCGAGTGGGACGCCGACGAGGTTCTGGACGATGTGCGTGACTACGTGGTCGAGCATCTCGGCGATCCTGGTGCGGTGCTGATCGTGGACGACACCGGCTTCCTGAAGAAGGGCACCGGTTCGGCCGGGGTGCAACGGCAGTACTCCGGCACCGCGGGCCGCACGGAGAACTGCCAGGTCGGTGTCTTCCTCGCCTATGCGGCCCCGCTCGGACGAACGCTGATCGACCGCCGTCTGTATCTGCCTGCCTCCTGGACGGACGACCGAGAGCGGTGCCGCCGGGCCGGCATTGACGACGAGGTCGGCTTCGCGACGAAGGTGGCGATGGCCAAGGAGATGGTCCGCCGCGCGATCGCCGGCAAGATCCCGTTCCGCTGGGTGACCGCAGATGCCGGCTACGGCTACAGCAAGGGCTGGCGCTCTGAGCTGGAACAGGCGGACGTCTTCCACGTCATGGCCACCACCCGCCACGACACGGTCGTCACCCGCTGGGCCATCGACCACCCCGTGAGCGATCTATTTCCCGCCCTGCCCCGGCAGAAATGGAAACGCCGCTCGTGCGGCCAGGGCTCCCACGGGCCCCGCGTCTATGACTGGGCACGCGTCGAAGTCCGCCCCTGGCACCGGCCCGACCGCCGGCATTGGGTGATCGCCCGTCGCAGCGTTGCCCGTCCCCAAGAGCTCTCCTACTACATCGCCTACGGCCCGGCCGACGCCACCCTGGACGAGCTGATCCACATCGCCGGGAGCCGCTGGGCGATCGAGGAATGCTTCCAGACCGCGAAGCAGGAGTGCGGCCTGGACGACTACCAGGTCCGCCGCTACCCCGGCTGGCACCGCCACATCACCCTGGCCATGGCCGCCCACGCCTGCCTCACCGTCCTGCGGGCCCGCCAGCTCGACACCGGGAAAGCAGAAACGGATCCTCCCAGCTCATCCACCTCAGCCTCGCCGAGATCAGACGCCTGA
- a CDS encoding integrase core domain-containing protein — protein MRSARPRPAAGFRFAGCWPRLRLLVRPDTVLRWHCGLVARRHAAGSKPKRPGPPRTVRSIRALVRRLARENPTWGYRRLHGELLVPGVTVAPSTVWEILREAGTDPSPQRSSSTWADFLRSQAGALLACDFFETVTLSGARMYVLAVIEHGSRRIRIPGATAHPATAWAQAAKNLVMDLKDARCRARFLIRDRDGKFPALFDAILADAGIEVGLSGVRMPRMNSIMERWVQTCRRELLDRTLIWSQRHLLHALRAFEQFYNSHRPHQGIANARPLYPLPTPITDPDETARLEIRRRDRLGDILHEYRHAA, from the coding sequence GTGAGATCCGCAAGGCCACGGCCGGCAGCGGGCTTCCGGTTCGCTGGCTGCTGGCCGAGGCTGCGGCTGCTGGTCCGGCCGGACACGGTGCTGCGTTGGCACTGCGGCCTGGTCGCCCGCCGCCACGCCGCCGGGTCCAAGCCGAAGCGCCCGGGTCCGCCCCGCACCGTGCGCTCCATCCGTGCCCTGGTGCGGCGCCTGGCACGGGAAAATCCCACGTGGGGCTACCGGCGCCTCCACGGCGAGCTGCTGGTGCCGGGCGTGACAGTGGCCCCCTCCACGGTCTGGGAGATCCTGCGGGAGGCCGGGACCGATCCGTCACCCCAACGGAGCTCAAGTACGTGGGCGGACTTCCTGCGCTCGCAGGCCGGCGCCCTGCTGGCGTGCGATTTCTTCGAGACAGTCACCTTGTCCGGGGCACGGATGTACGTGCTCGCAGTGATCGAGCACGGCAGTCGGCGGATCCGGATTCCGGGCGCCACGGCACACCCGGCCACCGCCTGGGCGCAGGCCGCGAAGAATCTCGTCATGGACCTGAAGGACGCACGCTGCCGGGCGCGGTTCTTGATCCGGGACCGGGACGGGAAGTTCCCCGCCTTGTTCGACGCGATCCTCGCCGATGCGGGCATCGAGGTTGGGCTCAGCGGCGTCCGGATGCCGAGAATGAACTCGATTATGGAGAGGTGGGTGCAGACCTGCCGGCGCGAGCTGCTGGACCGCACGTTGATCTGGAGCCAGCGGCATCTGCTCCACGCCTTGCGCGCGTTCGAACAGTTCTACAACTCCCATCGGCCGCATCAGGGCATCGCGAATGCCCGCCCGCTGTATCCATTGCCCACGCCGATCACTGATCCGGACGAGACCGCCCGCCTCGAAATACGCCGCCGCGATCGCCTCGGCGACATTCTCCACGAGTACCGACATGCCGCATGA